In the genome of Besnoitia besnoiti strain Bb-Ger1 chromosome Unknown contig00019, whole genome shotgun sequence, the window GCCGAAAGAAGGTCCGCCCGTcgcggagaaaaagaaaacaacAGAGGCACAGAAATATGTTTGTGACTTATACGGCGGGGGTGGGGAAACTGGCCCATGCAGAAAACAGATGTTCCTACCAAATGGCCAAGGAAGCACGCAACGGGAGCTGCGCATACAAAACGAGGACAACCTCCATGAGGCGCAATCGAGTCGCCGTCGCAATAACAAAGCGTGTATCTTTACTCCATGAGtagcgctgcgcgcgcgcggtcaCTAATAATTGAATCACCGTTCTTTGCCTTCACGATATAGCAGAACATACACAAACAACAGAGGGCAATAGACATGGACACCTCGTCCTTCGTCCTGGTTTACAGGAAGCTCCGCTGTACCCTGTAGGTCGCCAGTGACATATCCTGTCATGGCCTGGCCTACTCCGGGGCTCTTGGCGATGCCGCTGATGAAACGGCCGTCGCTCCCGCAAGAGCCAATTCATCGCCATCTTCTCCCCCCCGTAAGAATTGCCCTGTTAtatccccccccctctctaCCTCGCTCGCGTGactttcttcttcccctttcTCACAAAATGCCCACCCCCGCACCGGCACCGACTTGTTTGATCCGTCGAGCTACGCTCTGCTTTAGCCATTTTATTCAGCCCCATTTGCTTTCGCTGACATCACCCAGCCACGCTACCACACCAGCCTCCGACTGCGACGCCTGGCATCTGCCATCCAGCGACTGTcgcggacgcctgcagctcaGCGAAACGCCGAGACTCGCAGACAGCTGTCGGGAATGCGAAACGAGAAAACAGCGCGCGCTCTAGCTTACTCCTGCGTACAccccctgcgcgtcgccccgaCCCCATGAATCCTGAATCAcatgcgccgcctccgcgcctcctgacATAGTAGGCCGCGCGAGTGCCTCAAGGCGCCGCAGATCGATGACGTGGTTCTGGCCCGGTTCCCAAATCATGTGGCTGCCCTCTTTGATGAGGTACTTGTACTCGACGCGTGTGGCCTCTGGATCAAGGGCAATTTATGAACAAGACACGGCAGAAGGGATGCAAGCTCAGAATGCCGCAGGTGATGCCGCCATGAGTGACGTTCACAGTCCGTCTTCAGACAAGCTACTGTTGCCCCTCTTGACCGTCTCCCCGGAGAGACGGCTGATACTGCGTAAGGTCTACATGCGAAGGGAATACACGGGGGTGGTAGACAGAACGGTCATCCCCTGTCAATTAACCGTGTACGAACGGAGGCAACATGCTGTCAACACCATGATGCCGAGGGAACTGCGGTCAATCTCCTGAGGAGCGAAGCTGCACATGCTTAGTGGATGGCGAAGCGAGGGTACTACGTGCTCGAATCGCTGCTTACCTCTGGGAAACTTGAGTTCGCACGTCCAGATGTTGTTCTGCGTCCACACCATGCTGACAGCCTGTTCTGCCGCCCAGTTCCCGAGCATCTCGTCGCTCCCGATAAGGAACAAGTTTTGGCCAAACTGAAAAGAAACAAAAACGACACACATGGCGGACTACGGCTTGACTGTCAAGCATCATCTGCAGAACGCAGACGAACCAAGGGTTGCCGCGGACAGTGCCAGCGACCCAGTGCTTACACCGGGAAGAGACTCCACCAACATGAAGTGCGGTCGGGTGAAGCGCGAAAACATGGTTCGCCAATCAGACGTCGAGTGGTTCCTAGATCAGAAGACGCGGACCTACGAGGCCCCACGGTTGTGCGAGTTTTGATGCGGCCGGTGACTTACATGTGTATTGAAGGGGACCTTAAATACGACGTGTCGCATCGAGCTGGCTTTTTCTCGGCGGATAACTTCCTCCAGGGCGTTTTGGTAGATCCGAATTTTTCGTTCCTTCACTTTTTCACGATACATCTCTTGAATCCTACGACGCTCTTCAAgcgtcgcgggcgggcgctgcgcctgcacaTCACACCCTGATACCAGCCCAACCATGCCGCCTAGACACGGCTGCGTGGTGCTGTCAAGACCATCAGGAAGCATGCTCATCACTGTACAAACAAACAATCAGTTTGGTCACCAGGTTATTCAACGGAGCGTATTTCTCAAATGCCGAGGTGCTGGGTAAAGATGACGTCGCCGCCAACGCTTGCAGTCGAGAAATGCAGAGGGGTACAAGAATCACTGAGCCAGCTCCGGCAGCACTTCACCCCTGCCCGCAAACGTGGGCGGGTTCCTTTGGCAAAGAGGCAAGGACGGCTGTGAAAGCGGCCTGTTTGCGTCCTCTATAGAGGCAGCCAGACAGGGACACGAGGGCGGCACACAACTACACTGGAGACACAGTTCACAGGCAAGCCGAGTAAACGGGAGCCCACACAAACGGCAGGTGGATGCCGTGTTCAGAAATATGGAAGAAGCCAAGAGAAAACGTTACATGTTTAGTGTACGCAGAGAAAAATAATAGGCAAGAGCCAAGTGCAACTACAAGCCTCGGACCCCGTGCAGCAAAGCACTCTGGGACCAGACCGTCAGGGTGCTCGGCACGGCATAGGCTACGCCTATAAAAGTAAGGAATAATTACGAAGAAGAATTATGCGGAAATCATTCGTTCGAGTACGGGAAAAGCTTGGAAAAAAGCAGGGGGACTGAGAAAGCAGTGCGTgtgtcgcgccttcgcgcacCAGGAGACTGCTGATGCACCGCTGCATGTAGCAGCTTGCAACGAGATCAATTGGGCAACAGAGACGGGTAGCACGGCATTGCTGCTTGCTTAAAAAGAAAGTTAGTGTGTCCTCAAGTGATGGCGAAGATGACGGCTATTTTGCTCCCGACTCTCCTGAGAACTCCAACAACACGCTTGAACTCGAAATGTCCAGGCGGAAGAGCTTTGCTACCGTGGGCCTACGCTTCTGGAAACGTTGCAGCATGAACGGGAAGCCACCGTTTTACAACACACGTCAACTATGAGCGGTCCCTTTAGGTTTACATCCCTTCTCCTTGTTAGCAGAAACCACAGTGCCTACACCGTAGAGAAAGGAGCTCGGCTCCTTGCAAACTCGATGCTTCATATGGCAGAGTCCGCCGGAAGATGGGCTCTGGAGCCGGACAAACTGCTTTTCTGGAGGCATTTTCCTGGTCCatccccgcccccctctcACCGTCCCGCAGAGTCCTTAAGATCATCACATTATGCGCATGTTTGTCCGTTTCCTACTGGTCAAAGCGCTAACACGTCCGCGGATCAGCATCGTCCATCGGTTATGTTGCTTCCGCGAGCGTCGTACGTACTCGGTGGAACACGGAGTCGTGTTGATTCTCGGATAGTCAACGAAGAACGGGACTCAGCAATTATGGAAACGCTCGTATCCTGTGGGtacgccgcggctgctgtcaCGGAGTTTGCTGATTCTCTGTGCCATACACGTCAGTATCGTGGAGTTACGTGGTACCACGCACCTCTCGTACGCCTTGGCAGACCAACCCTTCTACACAGGTCGAGCACTAGAGTTGCCGGGAAGCCCCGGCATCGCCATGTTGGTCGTCCCGTTACGAACTCGTGTTTTTCTCAATCTCCTCAGAAGAAGACGGAGTGCTCTCACGCATACTAATAATCAACAAGCCAGAACTTAGAGCCCCCACCCATAGCACACTAACGCGATTGGTGCCCACTGTAGCTCCTTCACTCGTCAACAAATAGTTACAGCCTTACACCTGACTCTTTTgtgggcgcgcagcggccgttCTAGATGCTGATCCACGATAACTTAAGAACGGATCTGCTCTCCAAAACTGTCTCCTCCGAATCAGCTGCAGCGTAGAACGTGTGTCTCCTCGACCGAGTTTATCAAAAGCAATCCACCACTGTTTGGCTGGCGTGCATTCCTGGTGTGGGCTGCAATGAAATAAGTGGCAGACACAATGCCACCTAGCGCACCGCACAGGGTGCCGTGAATTATGACTGTTTTGGAATGTAACATGTGCAGGTACTTGTTGCTCGACAAAGCTGAGTGCAGCCTACTCTTCTCAGACTTCCCGAAGTGGAAAGCGCTAATATCGAGTTGTTCAGGATGTGCAACAGGGCATCTTAGCAGGAACCTTTGCAGCCTTGATACACGCGCAAGTGTGCAGATGGCCACCTAGTTTTGAACTGTAGAAGCGAAACTGATATCCAGTGATTTTCGCATGTGTATATTGTGCCTGTACTGCTTTTATTCACAAGCACGTTATTCATGGCAGCTGTTCTCGACACGCTCCGAACAATCCGACAGGGGCCGTGGCGGTCGCGTCTGGAAATTGCTTCGGTTCCGCTCCTGAAGCTGTCTGCAGCTTGTGGTCCGACGCGCATGTGGCTTTATGGGGCTTTACGCTCACTGACTCTACTATTATGTGAAACAAATGATTCATTCAGTCATCGGCGCTTTATAAACAAGGAGGTGAATCAGACCCGACTAACTATGGTTTCTAGATGAGTCGAGGCAGCTCGACTTTGCCAGCTCATGGGATGCTGTCCCACTGCAGTGTCCGGGTGCTTTGTGACGTTTGTCGCTGCGGCAAGCGAGCCGTCTCCTATACTCGAAGCGACTTACAATGGAGGGCAAAGACATCCCGCAGTCCTTCATTCGAAGCAGCGGGCAAAAATAGGTTAGGGACCCCCGTACTACGAGCCTTGTGGTGCAGCGGAGTTCCAGAATTACAGTTGACTATTTCTGGCTGCAAAACTCCTGCCAACGAACAAACTGCCGCATACATTCTGATATGCGCCGCAAGTCAAGTAGAGCTCGCTTGCAGTCTTTAGCGCACGGACCAGTGAGAAGCATGAAGAAGCTTTCGATGatgtgcgcggcggctggatGCTGGCTGGCCGCAGCGCTACACTGAGGCAGCACGGCTGTGCAGCAGAAAACACAGGCGTCGTACAAAGGAAAGGCCCTGGCGAGGCTATTGACTGCGCGTACCCGAGTGATTGAGACCACGGAGATAAACGGACACCGGGCGAGCAAACGAAAAGCGCCAGAGAGCGGGAGTAAGCCGCTTTGGGTGCGTATGCGGGTTCCACCCCACTGACAAAGCAACCTATGAGGAAGTCCCTCCTGCGGGCCCTTCGGGCTTCCCAGAGCCAAACAACCTCCAATACCTCGAATACAGAATCCAGATCGAGACTGCTGCTCTCGCTGTTTCACAATCCGTCTTAAACTGTTTTTTCTGGGGAAGCGTTCTCCGTTTcctaaaaaaaaaaaaaacggcCGGAGAGGAGGCATTTCGTGATGGAAACCTGATGCCCTCGCTACTGAAACATGAACACCGATGAATGAATCGCTAAATGACATATCAAACACATGTGGGACGAGTCAAAGGTTCGTGCGTGCCACCCCGAATCTGAGGAAGCGCATGGTTAACCCTTCCTCGTTCAGGGAAGTTCATCTGCCTGAGGCACACCCGCCAGTTCGAGAGCTATAGGGCCCCGGTACACATCCTGTGCAAGGAAAGAAGAGTGCCTCAACAGATTGCAGCATCGGCGGCTGCTCAATCGACGGCTCAGCCTTGATGAACGAAGGACTTAATCAGTTCTCTCTGGCGAGTCTGCGATTCACTCGACGCGCAATTGACCTGCTGGCCTGTGCAAAGACGACCCAGCTACtcgcagcgcatgcaaccCAAACACACGTGGTTATCCCTGATTCTTCTTATAGAtagcgccgtctccgctctcaAGTACAGATACGCCTTTAGTTTCTCGATGGAAACACGATCAATATTTGGATCACTTTGACCGCTTTGAAGCTCAGATACAGGGGGCctcgcgaagccgcgaaaaGTCGGCGAACCGTTGCCGTCGTTGAGTCTGTCGTCGAGCCCCCGGCAGCTGGGCTACCTCACCGATTCAAAATCTTTGCCCTCTTCCTTTGTCTTGAttctctgtcgtcttcgtcttccaaGCATACAGCGGAACTGGCGTGAGAGAGTCATGGGGGTTCGTGATGCCGGAGAGAGTGGAAGCGCGGTTGACAACGGGCATGCAACCCACTGGTAGCAGAGGCCTTCACCGTTCCGAAGCATTGCTTTATCACCTTCTCGTCGGAGTCTTCGCCGCATGACTCGTCTTCGTTTCATTCTTTCTGCACCACCcctttctctgctttctctcgcgcccttcTGCGTGTTCACTCTCGTTCCTTCCGAGCCTGCATCtgaccgcgccgcgcgaaacGAGCCGTTCcgtctctcttttcgctCGTCCGAAGAGGGAACCGAATAAATGCAGACACGGCCATAGCGAGCGCAAATGAACCTATATCCGGTAAGCAAAGAGTCTGGAGATCTTAACTCGTCGTGTTCCTGCGCACCATGTGAACGCAGCCACACTTCGTCTGCTACGCGGggcctctcctcgtcttgtGTGCAGTACTTTCTCGGTTTGCACCATGCGCCGCTCCAGCCGCTTCCTCAACTCCTCCGCCAGCTTCTCTTCCGCACTCCTCCGTCatgccgccgcgggccgtctgcctcttccgaagccacggcggcgcggcgaggccctcggcctgtcccccccccttgggcggaggcgccgaatctctcgcgcagcacagagcgctcttcttcggcgggcGGCTCCCGAGAAACGCGGACTCGTGCGCTGACGCAAAGTTCATCTTCCACAGTGGCTGTgccctctgccgcgctcgACGCAAAGGCGCCGCAAACGGCAGGAGCCGACCCGCGTGCATGCGGCCCGTATCTCGGGGTGCGTGCGTCGCATCACCACACACTctcggagacgcaggcgtctgttgggcagcgcgacgcgcacacCGCAGCCAGGCAGAGCCCTGGCGCGGGACAGACGAGGAACTTGCGCGAGAATGCGCACCGCCGAGACATCGACGGCGAGGCTTGGCGG includes:
- a CDS encoding starch binding domain-containing protein (encoded by transcript BESB_033120) encodes the protein MLPDGLDSTTQPCLGGMVGLVSGCDVQAQRPPATLEERRRIQEMYREKVKERKIRIYQNALEEVIRREKASSMRHVVFKVPFNTHFGQNLFLIGSDEMLGNWAAEQAVSMVWTQNNIWTCELKFPREATRVEYKYLIKEGSHMIWEPGQNHVIDLRRLEALARPTMSGGAEAAHVIQDSWGRGDAQGVYAGVS